Genomic DNA from Clostridia bacterium:
CCTGGTCCCGGCTGCTAAACCTTCCCCGCCTCAAGCAAGGATCTGCCCCGGTAGCTCCTAGGATCTTAGTTTGGCTACCCCTAGCGCTCAGCCTGGCTGGCTTCTACCCGCCCTGGACCAACTATATTTATTCGACCCTAAGAATCCTAGTCTGGCCCTTGGCAGCGGCTGTGGTCACCATGCTCTACCCACCCGCTGGTTGGGCCGCCATGGCCATGCGGCTGGGAGCGCTGTTGGCTTTGTTCCTGACCTCTTCTTGGCTTACCCACAGGCTGTACAGGCGCTTGCCCTTGGCTTGGGTAGCTGAAGAAAGCTGGATGGCCGCTGCCGTAGCTCAAATCCGCCAGTGGCACAATCGGGCCGCAGCCACCGAACTTCTGAGCGCTTACCGCCTGTCCCGCAAAAACCTGGCCTGGTCGCACCGTTTTCTGGGCGGGCGGGGTGCCTGGGCCCTGCTGGCCAAAACTGTGCTGGTACGTTGGCGGCGAGGCTGGATCTCCGGGCTCATACAAGGGCTGTATTTCAGCGGGCTATTGATTTCCCTGGCAACCGTGGGAATGGTCCAACCCCAAAATTTGCCGCTAATTCTCTTAGCAACCTTGGTACTGGGCGGGCAAATGCTCACCGGGCCCTTTAAAGGTGATATTGGCCATGAGGAATACCTTTTTGGTCTGCCCATCCGGGCCAGATGGGCCATTCTGGCTGAGCTTGCTCTTCCCTACCTATCCGTGCTCATTTGGGCTTGGCCCTTGAGTTTGGTTCTAACCCGGGCCCAATTTGGGCTTGCCCATTCGGGAACATGGGCGGGGGCCATGCCGGCCTTAAGCTTGGCCTTGCCAGGTTTGCTGGCCATCTTGGCCCTGGCCTGGGCGCTGGATCTGCTTTTAAACCAAAACGGAGTGGAGTTCTGGCGGCTGGCCTTACCCTCAGGCGGAGCCGGCACCATCCTAACAGGTGGGTCCTGGTTTCTCATCTATACCGTTGCCACCACCCTAAGCCGGGCCGGCTACCCTGAACTTCTGACCGGCACCATATCCTTAGCCTTGGCGGGGGGAATAAGCGGGGTTCTTCTTAAATATTGCATCCAGCTTTACCGGTCGGGAAGTACTGAATAATATGAAAACGCTGCTCCAGGACCTTTAAGCTACGAGGAGCCTAAGGGCTACCAAAAGACCAAGGCCAGGGAGGCCTCCTAGGCCGGCGATAGCGGTAGTGACCAGGTTCAGGGGCAAAAACAGACTGAGTCCCAAAGCGGCCCCCAACAGGTCAAACCCTCCGACCAGTATGGCTCCATAGAGGAGAACTCTAAGGGCGCGAAATACCCAGCGCCGATAAATGTAGAGCAGTTGTCCCAAGATGTAGACCAAAATCAAGACCAGGGCCACACCAAATACTGCCTGCGCCATGCCCTATCACCCTTTAACCTTTCTCCCTTTGCCCTGTCCTGATACCAACTGCAAAGCTTATCCTTTGCCACCGGGGTCATGCACCTAGGGCTGCCGCTTCAACCAATCCAGGCTGAACCATTTGCCCAAACCTGCTTTGGTGCCCTCAGAGCTAACTACTGGGCGCGACCACCCCGAAACCCCTTCCTCTCGCGCCCGGCGCAATAGGTGCATATAACGCCGCTCGGCTGCTTCCATTTGGTAAATGGCAAAATCAATTAATTCCGGCTCGGTAACTTCCCGGAACAGCATTTTGGCCGCCTCCCAATCCTGCTTGGCCCGGCTAATGGCCTCCACCAGGGAAAACGGCTCTTCCTCGCCAAAAAATTCTTGAGCCATCATAATTCCCACCTCACCCGCCCCTAGGCCCAACCCCAAAAAGCTATTGGCCCTGCGGAGTAACCTTGGTAGATCTTATGATGGCCTCGTCCAAAAATTTCCTAATTCTATAGTTCCCGGCGACCGGCTAATGCCCTGGCAATGGTAACCGCATCGGTGTACTCCAAGTCGCCACCTATAGGCAGACCATGGGCTAAGCGGCTTACCTTGGGGCCTAAGGGTTTTAAGAGCTTGGCCAAGTACATGGCGGTGGCCTCCCCCTCCACCGTGGGGTTAGTGGCCAGCACTACCTCTTGGACCTGCCCCTGGGCGATGCGGTCCAACAATTCCTTGATTCTAAGCTCCTCGGGTCCAATCCCGTCCATGGGAGAAATGGCCCCTTGCAAGACGTGGTAGACCCCCTTGAACTCCCGGCTCCGCTCCAAAGCAGCCAGATCCTGAGAATCCTCCACCACGCAGATGACGCCATGATCCCGGCGGGGATCAGCGCAGATGCGGCAGGGGTCAACGTCAGTCAGATCCCCACAAATGGAGCAGTACTTCACCTCTTCCCGAGCAGCAATAATTGCTCGCGCCAAGGACCGGGCCTCCTCAACTGGGATCTTGAGAAGATAGAAGGCCAGCCGCTGGGCGGTTTTTGGTCCTACCCCGGGAAGCTTATTGAGTTCGTTAATTAGCCTTTCAATTGGACCCGCAAAACTAGACATGTTGTATCGAGCACTCCCAAACGCCGTCAAGGTGAAACCTTAAGCCAGGATCTAAAAGCCGGGCAGGTTGAGGTTGAGCCCACCGGTAATCTTGGCCATCTCCTTAGTCACCATCTCTTGGGCCTGCCGCAAAGCTTCATTGACTGCTGCTACCACCAAATCCTGGAGCATCTCCACATCTTCGGGGTCCACCGCCTCCGGTTGAATGGTGATGGAAACCAATTCTTGCTTACCGTTGACCACCGCCTTTACCACCCCGCCCCCAGCAGTAGCTTCCACCTGCCTTTGGGCTAGCTCCTCCTGGAGCTTGGCAATCTGGGCCTGCATCTTCTGGACCTGCTTCATCATTTTGCCCATGTTCATACCCATGCCAACCATACCTCCCCTTATGAAATACGATGCTTCCGCAACATTTGCCATGCCAGGGCGCTGGCGCTGGCGAAAGACTGGCCTCGCCAGCGATCCGTATGGCTCCCCCTCGCCCTTCGGCGGGGTTCCCGGCCAATTCGACATCCTGTCTCAAGAGGCCGGCCTCGGACGTCCTGTCCTCGGCCCCGCCTCCGGTCTCGGTCTCGCCAACGGCTCGCAAGGCTCGCCCAAAGTCGCCTTACGCCAGCATCCCCGGCCATTTTCATACTTCTTTCGGATGCACCTGAAATACCATCTACTTCCATGTGCTGGCCCGCTAATCCTCCGCTCCGTAATCCTTCGCGTGGTACCGCCCACAGAGCACGGGTTTTATGGCTTTTCTGCAGGTTTCCACCCTTTGGGCGGCCATGAGACTATGGTACCGCCAAAAATCCTCTGGGCCTCTTCCAACCAAATATCCTCCAAGTTGCGCTGGGAAGCGCCGCTCCGAAGAGGTCTGGGGCTAGGAGCGGAAGCTTCGGCCAAGCGTTCAAATGCAAACTGCTTTGGAACCGTCTTCTCCCCCCACACCCGGGACCAGGCTTGCCGCCAAGCTAAATGAAAGTCTTTGTCCTCCAGCCATTTCTCGGCCAGGGCACCCCCGCCACGATAGCCAATCCGGCAGAGATCAGGACTATAATCCAACGGCTCACTGCCCTCTAAAATCGCGATCAACCCCCGCCGCAGCTTGGCATCTTGTTCCAGGATGGCAATCAGCTCCGGCCACTTGGACCTTAGATCTTCAACTCCTTGCGGCAACTGGTAAGCCCCAGCTAGGGGGTAGGCTGCAGCCTCAGCGCCAGTTTGAGCCTCAGCTTCAGTCTCATCTTCGGCTGCAGCCAAAGGCCAAGCCGCTACTGCAGTTGCAGCGTCCCGGGGAGCGGCCGCGGTTGGCTCAGCGCTCACCCCCGAGCCCGAGGCAGCAGCCGCTGTTTCCTCACGACCTATCATGGCTGGCGGTGGTGCCGGAACGGTGCCCGTCGCCGCCCGGACTTTTGGTTTAGCTTGGGTTTCGGCCCGCTCCCCAGGCGGACCACCGGCCTTGTCGCCACCGTCTTGACGCAGCCCCGAACGGGCCAACAGCCGCTCCAAAGCCTCCACCCGCTTCTCCAGATCCCGAATGCGGTTAAACAGCTCTAAGGATCCCCCCTGGGTCCCCATCTCCGGCGAGGGTCGACAACAGGCGGTCAGCGCCACTTCCAAAATCACCTGGGGCTGGGCGGACCAGCGCATCTCGCTTTCGGCGGCGCTAACCGAGCGCATAATGGCGATTATACGATCGGGGGTAAAGAGCCGGGCCTGCTCCCGAAAGGCACCGGGTGATCCGCCCCTCCTTTTGTCGGTCAAATTGAGCTGCAATAGAAAGCGAAAGTAGCTAACGATGTCCTTGGCCATTTGGCGGGGATCCTTGCCCGCTTCGGCAGCTTCGTCCAGGACCTCCAACACCCTGGCCCCATCCCCCTCGGCCAGGGCTTGGCCCAAAGCCAAAAGCCTCTCTTCATCTAGCATCCCCAAGACTTCGGTTACTTGCTTTTCGTCTAGAGCCTCCCCCGACCCACCGCCCACGTAGGCTAAGCACTGGTCCAGCATGCTCAACCCATCCCGTAGACTGCCCCCCGCCGCTCGCGCCAGGACCTTCAAAGCGCCATCAGTTACCTTGACGCCGCTGGCCAAGGCTACGTCCTTCAAGCGGGAACGGATAGCGCCGAACCCCAAGCGGCGAAAATCAAAGCGCTGGCAGCGCGAGAGAATGGTGGCGGGAACCTTATGGGGCTCAGTAGTGGCCAATACAAAGATCACGTGCTGGGGAGGTTCCTCCAGGGTCTTGAGAAAAGCGTTGAAAGCTTCGGTAGTCAGCATATGCACTTCGTCGATGATATAAACCTTGAACCGCTCTTGGGCCGGAGCCAAGCGCACTTTTTCTCTCAGGTCCCGCATCTCATCGATGCCGCGGTTGGAAGCCGCGTCAATCTCAATTACATCCATGGAAGCGCCATCGTTAATGCGCCGGCAAGAAGGGCACTGGTTGCAAGGTTCTCCGCCCTTCGGTGCATGGCAGTTGACGCTCTTAGCTAGGATACGGGCAGTGCTAGTTTTCCCGGTTCCCCGGGGGCCGCAAAAGATGTACCCGTGGGCCACTTTCCCCTGGGCTAAGGCATTTTTTAAGGTACGGCTAATGTGTTCCTGGCCCACCAATTGGCTAAAAGTTTGGGGCCGCCAGCTACGGTAAAGGGCAGTATAGCTCATGTGCACACCTCGCAAGCCAGCCTCGCAGCCTTTTAGCGGCCGGCTGCTTGTACCTAAATTATACATAAAGCGGGGAACTCCCCGCTTGATAAAGATTTCTCAAGTAAAACTTGACCGTGCACCCGTCTCCGAATATAGACTTCCAGGCGTTACCCGGGCAGTTGGCTCCGGCCAGGCGCTCCTACGGCGCCCGAAGCTTGCCACTTACCGCTGCTTCCTCCCGGACCTGACGGGGTTCATGGGGCTTCGCCGCGTAGGACCCAGCCATCTTCACTACTTACCCGAGGCAGACCCTACAAGCCATACCCTCGGACGGGAATTCGACCCCGCTATAGCGGGTTGCGGGTTACAGGGCACCGCTACCTCCCCGTCTAGCACGGCCAAAAATAAAAGGCGGAGAGAGTGGGATTCGAACCCACGAGGCAGGGTTTAACCCGCCTACTCGCTCTCCAGGCGAGCGCCTTCGACCAACTCAGCCATCTCTCCGTCTGGTCTACCTACTTAACAATATACCAAAAACAATTACTTAACACAACCGGGTATTGGCCTAGCGCATCCCCACTTTTCAGCCCGCTTTGGCTTACGCTGGCTCCGGAAACCCTCGCGGGCCAAACTAGCGCTCAGTTCTCAAGCTCCGGCGGACTTCCCGGCTTACCACCCTGAGTCGGGCGGAGAGAGTGGGATTCGAACCCACGAGGCAGGGTTTAACCCGCCTACTCGATTTCGAGTCGAGCGCTTTCAACCGGACTCAGCCATCTCTCCGCTCTTATTGTAGCATCCTTTTGGCCAGTTGTCACACGTTTTTAACCGATCGCGAGGGTTCTGACCGCAAGCCCCTGTCTCGCAAGTGGGCAAAGAACTGGTCCATCAGCCCCTGGCACTCCTCTTCGCATATGCCGCCGATCACTTCCATGCGGTGGTTCAGGGCCGGGCTCTGTACCAGGTTAAGCACCGAGCCGGCCGCTCCAGCCTTGGGATCCATGGCCCCAAACACCAGCACCGGCACCCGGGCTTGGACTAGGGCACCAGCGCACATGGGGCATGGCTCCAGGGTGACATACATGGTAGTATCGGAGAGGCGCCATCTGCCCAGGATCATTGCCGCTCGCTTCAGAGCCAGGATCTCCGCATGGGCGGTAGGGTCCTTGATGGTCTCCCTCAGGTTATAAGCTCGGGCAAGAATGTCGTCTCCAGAGACTAATATGGCTCCGACTGGAACTTCCCCTAGCGCTAGCGCCCTTTCCGCTTCCAGCAGAGCCTGTTTCATAAAGTACTCATGATTCAATCGCTTCACTCGCGGTCCCTGATCTACAAAGCATCTTACTTAAAAGGGGTGCGCCCGAGAGGACTCGAACCTAATCTGCTCCCAAAAGTGATCCCCATCAAAAAACCAGCTTCGCTGCTAAAAGCATGACCAAACCGGGAGCCCTGCCGGAGCAATAGTTATAATACCACGCCAGCGCGGGCAGCGCAAGAGAATTTGATGCCTGGGGCAGCCGGCGAATCCCAACCGGTGGGCCGCCTTCTTCCTGGGGGCAGCCCTGGCGCTCCCGGTCGTCGAGCCAAGCGAGCAGGCTCGCGCGCCAGAGTCTAACTTGATGCTGGTCCCTTCGAGCAGCTTCTGGATGCGGTTAGCCTCCCGGGACTCTTCCTCAATGAGGCTCCGGCGGTAGCGCAAAAGTTCCCTTAATTTCCGCTGCGCACGCGATGGGACAAAGCTACCACGCAGCAACCCATGCCGCAAAAGGTCAGCGATCCACTCGTCCTTGACTTCGGTCTTGCGCCCCAGAACGGTATCGCCCTCTGGCAGTTAGGTGAGTCCGCCGCAGGATCCGCCTAGAACCTCACGACCACGCGGCAGGCCTTGGCCCCGCGCAGCATGCAGGCCTCCTCGCGCCAGGACAGCGGCCTGCCGTCGTACCGCAGCCCTATGCCCTCGATCAGGCCCTTCAGCAGCGGGCAGAGCTTCCTCTCGCTGCGGTAGACGACCACCAGTTCGTTGCCCCGGTCTTCGTACTCGAACCGCGGGGGCGCGGCGCCCGGCAGGGTCTTGGTGGCCTGGACATGGACCGAGTCCATCTTCAGCAGGAAATCCCTAGCATCCCTGGCATTCTTATAATATGCCGCGTAGGTCTTTTGCACTAATGGTGATTCCGCCACGAAGTAGCGGCCGAAATCGGCCAGCACCTCCTCAGGCTTCTTGCCAGAAAGCTCGGCCAGCGCCCCCACGGCCGCCGCCACTTTCTGGTCGGGGTAGTCGGAAGTGGCGAGCGGCGCCGTCAGCCCGGTCGCCCTCCTGAAGGCTTCCCTTCCCCCGTCGCCGTGCCGGTTGCCGGCGTACTCCTTGAGCACGGAAAAGATAATGCCTTTCATCTTCACCCTTCCCCCTCCTGAAGTTTGTCAAAACTGTCCTTTGGCCCAGGTCCCGGCAGCCTTATGCCTGGCCCTCCAGGTTGTCCACGGACTTGCGCCCTTCCCTACAGCCGCCGCGATCTCCACGCGGCTGGAGCCCCAGACCAGCATGAAGACCGCCCGGCCCTCGATCCCCGTGAACCTTTTTGGGATTTTACCCAGTTTTACCCAGGGTCTACCTGGCTAACACCGCGTCCTCCAGGCCTGGGAACCCGCCGGAGAGGACATCGGCAATCCTCAGATCCCCGTTTTCCTGCTCCCGAACCGGAGCCTCGAGCAGGCACTCCTTACTCCCTAATCACCCGAGGTACGGAAAATCGAGCTTTCCCGTTTGCAACTTCTGATACACAGTCTCAACAGCTCGCCTTACTTCGGGAGACACCGGCAAACCAAAGGCAACTACCGCAGGCTGGATACCGACAAAATAGACTTCCGGAACTAGTTGTTTCAAGGCTGAGATGAAGAATGACAAAGGTAACCGATGGGTGGACAAAATAAACTCACAAGCAATATCACTTTCACAAAGGAGCCGTATGCTCCCGGCCTGCAAGTTCATTTCGCAAGCATCTACTACCACCACCGCTTCTGGTTTAAGATCGCGCACTTGGTGCAGGCAATTCTCCGGCACCGACCCGCCGTTAATTACCTCCCAGCCGGGGAGGCATTTTTGTTCTAGGAGTCGGGCCAGCAACGGGCCGGCTCCATCATCGCCCATCAGCTCGTTGCCCACAGTAATCACTAGCCCCTTCACTTAGCCTCACCACCAGGTATATGGCCGGTTCTTTTCCTATGGCTTGGAGAAGCTGGAGCAGGCAGCCGTAGAAGTAGTGGAAGGTATGGAATTCGACCGGGGTTATGTTTCTCCTTACTTTGTGACCAACCCCGAAGCCATGGAATGTGAACTAGAGGAGCCTTACATCCTTATCCACGAGAAGAAGATCTCGGCCATCAATGACCTTCTCCCCTTGCTAGAGAAGGTAGTCCGCACCGGTAAGCCGCTCCTCATCATTGCGGAAGATGTGGAAGGCGAAGCCCTGGCCACGCTAGTCGTGAACAAGCTCCGGGGTACCTTAGCTTGCGCGGCTGTCAAAGCCCCTGGGTTCGGCGATCGCCGGAAGGCCATGATGGAGGATATCGCAATACTCACTGGCGGTACCTTCATCTCCGAGGACCTGGGTGTTAAGCTGGAGAACGTAGAGCTAAATATGCTCGGCCGGGCCAAGAAGGTCAAGATCGGCAAAGAGAAGACCACTATCGTGGAAGGTTATGGCAGCAAAGATGCGGTGGCTGGCCGCATAGCCCAGATCAAGAAACAGATCGAAGAGACAGATTCTGACTATGATCGGGAGAAGCTGCAGGAGCGCCTGGCCAAGCTCGCCGGTGGTGTGGCCGTAATTAAAGTAGGTGCAGCTACAGAAACCGAGCTCAAAGAGAAGAAACACCGTGTCGAGGATGCCCTGGCAGCTACCCGGGCTGCGGTAGAAGAGGGTATCGTCCTTGGCGGCGGTGCCACACTAGTGCACTGTATCCCGGTGTTGGACACCCTCAAGGCCGAGGGCGACGAGGCTGTGGGGATCAAGATCGTTAAGAGGGCGCTGGAAGAACCCCTGCGGCAGATCTGCGCCAACGCAGGGCTTGAAGGTTCTGTTATCGTGGACCGGATGCCCCGACGGGTATCCTCCTTTACTTTTTTCTTTTTTCACGGCGTAAGTTTATGGCGCCGGCTTAAGTATTAGGGTGCGCTGTGTTCTAAAGTTAGAACACTTAGTTTAAAAAGTTAGAACACTTGGCTTTAAGGCTTGCTTAAGAAAACTTTTTCGCCGCCGGCTGCTAAATTCATCCACTTCAGTATAAAGTAAGGCGCCGGTGGGGCAGGCCTTTACACAGGCAGGGATCCCTTCCTCGTCCAGGCATTCCCGGTCGCATTTCAAAGCTTTAAACCCTTCTTCATCGCTTTTTATTGCGCCGTAAGGGCAAACCATGACGCACATCCAACACCCGATACATTCTTGTTCTCCGCCCATATTAGTCACTGTGCCGTCCTCTTTCCTGTACATGGCCCCGGCAATGCAGGCATCGATACAAGGTGCGTCCTGGCAGTGGCGGCAGTTTAAGGGGAACTTTATCTTTCCTGCTTGGTGTACGAATACGCGACCTTGGGGTCTTTCACCTGCCAATACCGCCTTAAAGATATCGCCTTCCCGGGAATGGGCCACAGCACAAGCTAGCTTGCAGGATAGACAGCCCAGGCACCGGTCAAAGTTGGTCAGTACTTCTTTTGGCATTTTCTTTGCCCCCTATATCCCTATACTGTACTGTGAGTATTTTCTTTCTAGGAGTTTACAGCAACGCCGCGGCCCTTAAGCGCTCTACCGGCCTCCCATTTAACACCAGGCCACCTACTTGGCCTTCCAATAGCTGGTGACGCAAACTCCAGGCCGGACGGCCTGATTTTATAAGAGCAGTGTAGATACCCGCGCCCTCAACTTTTCCGGCTAAGATAAAGCCCACCAGCCAGTCGCCCTCAAAGACTAGCCGACGGTAAGAGAGGTTTAAAGGGTCATACTTGGACAGCACCTCTGGCCCTTCTAGCTGTCCCACGGAGATGACACCTAAAGTCCCAAAACGGACGCTGTTAAGCCGGGTAAGGGGAAGGGGATAAGGGCGTAAGATCCCCAGCATATTGGCCGCAGCATACCGGCCTTGCTCAGAGGCCAGGGTCCAAAGGGCAGAATTTACTTTTTCCCTGGTTAACCGGTCGGTTACCTGGATACAGTCTCCTGCCGCGTAAACATTCTCGAGCGAGGTTTTCAGGTAGCTGTCTACCGCTATCCCTCGCTCCACTCTGCCACCGGCTTTCTCTACCAGTTCGGTATTGGGGCGCACCCCCTTACCTATTACAGCCAAATCAGCGGGTAGCTCACGGCCGTCCTTTAATACGACGCCCTTAAGGTGGCCGTAAGAGTCGGTGGCAAAGGAAGTTACTTGGCAATTATAAATAAACTCAATACCTAGCTGGGATAGTTCCGCTTCTACCAAGCTTGCTGCTTCGTTATCCAACTGGCGGCTTAAAAGGCGAGAACTAGTTATTAACACTGTAACCTGCGGGACACCGGCCTTTTTCAAGGCGTAAGCAGCCTTAAGCCCCACTAACCCCCCGCCAGCTACTATGGCCCTTTTAATACCGGGAGTAAGAGCCAGGATCTTTTGCGCATCATCCAAGTTGCGCAAAGTAAAAACGCCTTGGGCTTCTTCGTTGGGGACTCCCAGGCCCACCGGGCTAGCTCCGGTAGCTACTAAAAGGTAATCGTAGGCGAGTTCGCGGCCATCTTCCAGGACTATCCTTTTTTCCCGGGGCTTTAACTCAACTGCTGCTAAGCCGGAGAAAACCTCTACGCCCAGTTTATGGTAAATACCTGACGGGCGAATACGTAAAGAGTTTTCTGTCTTATGTCCTGCTATCAGGTCAGGTAAAAGGCAGCGGGAATAGGGTTCTCCCGGATCCCGGGTGACTAGGCTAATCTTCGCCTTTGGCCCGCCCAAGGAGCGCAAGGTTTCTAGAGCAGCTATTCCTGCTGCACTACTGCCTATCACTACATAGCGCAAGCTGTCCCACCTCCTCAAGGTTCTATCTCCCGAATTTTTTGATAGAATTTTAGCAAAAAGCGTGCCAAAGGGGGAAGGCCGCCAGAGCTAGGCGGCCTAAGGACTCTATATATCAATTTAGGTTTACACGTCACGTTAAAAAGAGTTGACATTATTTTTTAAGCAGCCCATGCGGGACATTTTAGCCTAAAGGGCTTCTCCAAGTAAATTTTTCCAAATTAGGGCCCTAAATAGTGCTGCGGGTATAGGTTTAAACAGGTTAAAGAGTTAGTGGCCTGCGATTTTCATACGCGAAAAATGTTAACCTAAGAAGGAACATAGGTTTACAATAGAGAATAATATATCCCATAGAATAATACCCCAGGAGAGGAACAGATTTGGTTTGTTTTCTAGAAAAAGAACTAGAGCTACTAAAGGAAAGCCATCTTTATCGCCAGTTACCCGGACCCCTGGAGGGGCCCGCTGGCTCCAGAACAGGCATAAACGGGCAGGAAGTGCTGC
This window encodes:
- a CDS encoding NAD(P)/FAD-dependent oxidoreductase, giving the protein MRYVVIGSSAAGIAALETLRSLGGPKAKISLVTRDPGEPYSRCLLPDLIAGHKTENSLRIRPSGIYHKLGVEVFSGLAAVELKPREKRIVLEDGRELAYDYLLVATGASPVGLGVPNEEAQGVFTLRNLDDAQKILALTPGIKRAIVAGGGLVGLKAAYALKKAGVPQVTVLITSSRLLSRQLDNEAASLVEAELSQLGIEFIYNCQVTSFATDSYGHLKGVVLKDGRELPADLAVIGKGVRPNTELVEKAGGRVERGIAVDSYLKTSLENVYAAGDCIQVTDRLTREKVNSALWTLASEQGRYAAANMLGILRPYPLPLTRLNSVRFGTLGVISVGQLEGPEVLSKYDPLNLSYRRLVFEGDWLVGFILAGKVEGAGIYTALIKSGRPAWSLRHQLLEGQVGGLVLNGRPVERLRAAALL
- a CDS encoding 4Fe-4S dicluster domain-containing protein, which produces MPKEVLTNFDRCLGCLSCKLACAVAHSREGDIFKAVLAGERPQGRVFVHQAGKIKFPLNCRHCQDAPCIDACIAGAMYRKEDGTVTNMGGEQECIGCWMCVMVCPYGAIKSDEEGFKALKCDRECLDEEGIPACVKACPTGALLYTEVDEFSSRRRKSFLKQALKPSVLTF
- a CDS encoding YbaB/EbfC family nucleoid-associated protein; its protein translation is MGMNMGKMMKQVQKMQAQIAKLQEELAQRQVEATAGGGVVKAVVNGKQELVSITIQPEAVDPEDVEMLQDLVVAAVNEALRQAQEMVTKEMAKITGGLNLNLPGF
- the recR gene encoding recombination protein RecR; the encoded protein is MSSFAGPIERLINELNKLPGVGPKTAQRLAFYLLKIPVEEARSLARAIIAAREEVKYCSICGDLTDVDPCRICADPRRDHGVICVVEDSQDLAALERSREFKGVYHVLQGAISPMDGIGPEELRIKELLDRIAQGQVQEVVLATNPTVEGEATAMYLAKLLKPLGPKVSRLAHGLPIGGDLEYTDAVTIARALAGRREL
- the hycI gene encoding hydrogenase maturation peptidase HycI, whose translation is MKGLVITVGNELMGDDGAGPLLARLLEQKCLPGWEVINGGSVPENCLHQVRDLKPEAVVVVDACEMNLQAGSIRLLCESDIACEFILSTHRLPLSFFISALKQLVPEVYFVGIQPAVVAFGLPVSPEVRRAVETVYQKLQTGKLDFPYLG
- a CDS encoding heme NO-binding domain-containing protein, producing the protein MKMKGIIFSVLKEYAGNRHGDGGREAFRRATGLTAPLATSDYPDQKVAAAVGALAELSGKKPEEVLADFGRYFVAESPLVQKTYAAYYKNARDARDFLLKMDSVHVQATKTLPGAAPPRFEYEDRGNELVVVYRSERKLCPLLKGLIEGIGLRYDGRPLSWREEACMLRGAKACRVVVRF
- a CDS encoding YaaL family protein; protein product: MGIMMAQEFFGEEEPFSLVEAISRAKQDWEAAKMLFREVTEPELIDFAIYQMEAAERRYMHLLRRAREEGVSGWSRPVVSSEGTKAGLGKWFSLDWLKRQP
- a CDS encoding nucleoside deaminase, which codes for MKQALLEAERALALGEVPVGAILVSGDDILARAYNLRETIKDPTAHAEILALKRAAMILGRWRLSDTTMYVTLEPCPMCAGALVQARVPVLVFGAMDPKAGAAGSVLNLVQSPALNHRMEVIGGICEEECQGLMDQFFAHLRDRGLRSEPSRSVKNV
- a CDS encoding pro-sigmaK processing inhibitor BofA family protein gives rise to the protein MAQAVFGVALVLILVYILGQLLYIYRRWVFRALRVLLYGAILVGGFDLLGAALGLSLFLPLNLVTTAIAGLGGLPGLGLLVALRLLVA
- the dnaX gene encoding DNA polymerase III subunit gamma/tau encodes the protein MSYTALYRSWRPQTFSQLVGQEHISRTLKNALAQGKVAHGYIFCGPRGTGKTSTARILAKSVNCHAPKGGEPCNQCPSCRRINDGASMDVIEIDAASNRGIDEMRDLREKVRLAPAQERFKVYIIDEVHMLTTEAFNAFLKTLEEPPQHVIFVLATTEPHKVPATILSRCQRFDFRRLGFGAIRSRLKDVALASGVKVTDGALKVLARAAGGSLRDGLSMLDQCLAYVGGGSGEALDEKQVTEVLGMLDEERLLALGQALAEGDGARVLEVLDEAAEAGKDPRQMAKDIVSYFRFLLQLNLTDKRRGGSPGAFREQARLFTPDRIIAIMRSVSAAESEMRWSAQPQVILEVALTACCRPSPEMGTQGGSLELFNRIRDLEKRVEALERLLARSGLRQDGGDKAGGPPGERAETQAKPKVRAATGTVPAPPPAMIGREETAAAASGSGVSAEPTAAAPRDAATAVAAWPLAAAEDETEAEAQTGAEAAAYPLAGAYQLPQGVEDLRSKWPELIAILEQDAKLRRGLIAILEGSEPLDYSPDLCRIGYRGGGALAEKWLEDKDFHLAWRQAWSRVWGEKTVPKQFAFERLAEASAPSPRPLRSGASQRNLEDIWLEEAQRIFGGTIVSWPPKGWKPAEKP